A region from the Campylobacter blaseri genome encodes:
- the recO gene encoding recombination protein RecO produces the protein MQGFIIRVQKVRDEDCIVYILTKQNIIRGYRFYGARHSKITHGYKIDFELEESPNFMPRIINTMHLGFKWLLDRNKLFLWQEFLRLFYTHLKDVEDVDSLYFDVLDECAKKLDKQNAKRLFLEAYIKILKKEGRLHKEKFCFLCDEEIDSKNIALARAFLPAHENCINKKGFNTLKIDEFFESEKTFNLSDDDVYRLYQIVLEGF, from the coding sequence ATGCAAGGGTTTATAATTAGAGTACAAAAAGTAAGAGATGAGGATTGTATTGTATATATACTTACAAAGCAAAATATAATTAGAGGATATAGATTTTATGGGGCTAGGCACTCTAAAATTACACATGGATATAAAATAGATTTTGAACTAGAAGAGTCGCCAAATTTTATGCCTAGAATTATAAATACAATGCACCTTGGATTTAAATGGCTTCTTGATAGAAATAAACTATTTCTTTGGCAAGAATTTCTAAGGCTTTTTTATACTCACTTAAAAGATGTGGAAGATGTGGATAGTCTCTATTTTGACGTTCTTGATGAGTGTGCTAAAAAATTAGATAAGCAAAATGCAAAAAGGTTGTTTCTAGAAGCTTACATTAAAATATTAAAAAAAGAGGGAAGACTGCACAAGGAGAAATTTTGCTTTCTTTGTGATGAAGAGATAGATTCTAAAAATATTGCACTTGCAAGAGCTTTTTTACCAGCACATGAGAATTGTATCAACAAAAAAGGCTTTAATACATTAAAAATAGATGAGTTTTTTGAGAGTGAGAAAACCTTTAATCTATCTGATGATGATGTCTATAGGCTTTATCAAATTGTCCTTGAAGGATTTTAA
- a CDS encoding tRNA 2-thiocytidine biosynthesis TtcA family protein, with protein MINLSKKLMRIVGQTNAKYSMFEEGDKILLGLSGGKDSLVLAHLLNHFQKVSPNNWTFKAVTLGYGVGEDFSFLINHCKEHNIPHDIINSNIFEISKEKMRKNTSICSFCSRMRRGYLYTYALENGFNKLALGHHFDDAAESFFMNFTHNGSLRTLPPKYTAENGLKVIRPLILVRERQLIDCAKNNELTVSTDEDFCPATKGVDIKMPTARAQTKKLLHSLEEQNPKLFISLKSSFENIHKDTFFNIE; from the coding sequence ATGATAAATTTGAGTAAAAAACTAATGCGCATTGTTGGGCAAACTAATGCCAAGTATTCAATGTTTGAAGAGGGTGATAAAATTTTACTTGGGCTAAGTGGTGGAAAAGATAGTCTAGTTTTAGCCCATTTGTTAAATCATTTTCAAAAAGTTAGCCCAAACAATTGGACATTTAAAGCAGTTACTTTGGGATATGGTGTAGGAGAAGATTTTAGCTTTTTAATAAATCATTGCAAAGAGCATAATATTCCTCACGACATAATAAATAGCAATATTTTTGAAATTTCTAAAGAAAAAATGCGTAAAAATACCTCTATATGTAGTTTTTGCTCTCGAATGAGAAGAGGGTATTTGTATACATATGCTTTAGAAAATGGATTTAATAAATTAGCATTAGGGCACCATTTTGATGATGCTGCTGAGAGTTTTTTTATGAATTTTACCCACAATGGATCACTAAGAACACTTCCTCCAAAATATACAGCGGAAAATGGATTAAAAGTTATTAGGCCACTTATACTAGTTAGAGAAAGACAGTTAATAGATTGTGCAAAAAATAATGAACTCACAGTTAGTACTGATGAAGATTTTTGTCCAGCAACTAAGGGTGTGGATATTAAAATGCCTACAGCAAGAGCACAAACAAAAAAACTATTACACTCTTTAGAAGAGCAAAATCCAAAACTTTTTATAAGTTTAAAATCATCTTTTGAAAATATCCATAAAGATACATTTTTTAATATAGAGTAG
- a CDS encoding 5'-methylthioadenosine/adenosylhomocysteine nucleosidase — translation MKIAVLGAMPEEIKPLLEKLQTKKIKYANNTFYLTNYKNHEIIIAYSKIGKVNSSLSATIMIEKFKAEILLFTGVAGALDENLKIGDMFYAKSLVQHDVDLTAFGHPFGYISESEHFYFADKNLIKIAENTAKKLDIKLHSGIIASGDQFISDEDKKNWIKKEFNADVVEMEGASVACVCSSLNIPFFILRAISDEAGKKAEFDFEKFVIESAEKSAIFVLKMIENI, via the coding sequence TTGAAAATAGCAGTACTAGGAGCTATGCCAGAAGAAATTAAGCCTCTTTTAGAAAAATTACAAACTAAAAAGATAAAGTATGCTAATAATACATTTTATCTAACAAATTATAAAAATCATGAAATTATAATTGCCTATTCAAAAATAGGAAAAGTAAACTCATCTCTTAGTGCAACTATCATGATAGAAAAATTTAAGGCTGAAATTTTACTTTTTACAGGAGTTGCTGGGGCTTTAGATGAAAACTTAAAGATTGGTGATATGTTTTATGCAAAATCTTTAGTTCAACACGATGTTGACCTAACAGCTTTTGGGCACCCTTTTGGATATATTTCAGAAAGTGAACATTTTTATTTTGCAGATAAAAATTTAATTAAAATAGCAGAAAACACTGCAAAAAAATTAGATATAAAACTGCATTCTGGAATCATTGCAAGTGGAGATCAATTTATCAGTGATGAAGATAAGAAAAATTGGATAAAAAAAGAGTTTAATGCCGATGTCGTAGAGATGGAAGGTGCTAGCGTTGCTTGTGTTTGCTCATCTTTGAATATTCCCTTTTTCATACTTAGGGCTATTAGCGATGAGGCTGGAAAAAAAGCTGAGTTTGATTTTGAAAAGTTTGTTATAGAAAGTGCAGAAAAAAGTGCAATTTTTGTTCTAAAAATGATAGAAAATATATGA
- the fabD gene encoding ACP S-malonyltransferase, producing MRYAFIFPGQGSQATGMGKEIYENFTQPREILNEASKQCNIDFKDLLFEKNEKLSISEFTQPAIVLNSFMCFLALEENLSVKPSFTLGHSLGEFSALGVSGAFDLIDTVCLVNKRGKFMQEACIDKNASMMVILGLADDKVEEICSTAREYKNAEVWPANYNSDGQIVLAGNRDDLENLENTFKEEGAKRVMLLNMSVASHCPMLESASRLLSNELEPLLKDSFNPVISNVIAQSYNTKQEAMQLLRSQLVKPVLYKQSIQNIDDEVDCYIEFGSSILKGINRKITKKPTYSITDLKSLDEFMEFAKDNN from the coding sequence ATGAGATATGCTTTTATATTTCCAGGGCAGGGATCACAAGCTACTGGAATGGGAAAAGAAATTTATGAAAATTTTACCCAACCTAGAGAGATATTGAACGAAGCAAGCAAACAGTGCAATATAGATTTTAAAGATTTGCTTTTTGAAAAAAATGAAAAACTATCAATTTCTGAATTTACACAACCTGCTATTGTTTTAAATTCATTTATGTGTTTTTTAGCCCTAGAAGAAAACCTTAGTGTAAAGCCTAGCTTTACTTTAGGGCACTCTTTAGGTGAGTTTAGTGCACTTGGAGTAAGCGGTGCTTTTGATTTGATAGATACTGTTTGTTTAGTCAATAAAAGAGGTAAATTCATGCAAGAAGCCTGCATAGATAAAAATGCATCTATGATGGTTATTTTAGGTCTTGCTGATGATAAAGTAGAAGAGATATGCTCTACTGCTAGAGAATATAAAAATGCAGAGGTTTGGCCTGCAAACTATAATAGTGATGGCCAAATTGTTTTAGCTGGCAATAGGGATGATTTAGAGAATTTAGAAAATACTTTTAAAGAAGAAGGCGCTAAAAGAGTAATGCTACTAAATATGAGTGTGGCAAGCCATTGTCCTATGCTTGAGAGCGCTAGCAGACTTTTATCTAATGAATTAGAGCCTCTTTTAAAAGATAGTTTTAATCCGGTTATTTCTAATGTAATAGCTCAGTCTTATAATACAAAGCAAGAAGCAATGCAGCTTTTAAGGTCACAATTAGTAAAGCCTGTATTGTATAAGCAAAGTATTCAAAATATTGATGATGAAGTTGATTGTTATATAGAGTTTGGTTCTAGTATTTTAAAAGGCATAAATAGAAAAATAACTAAAAAACCTACATATTCTATAACGGATTTAAAAAGCCTTGATGAATTTATGGAATTTGCAAAGGATAATAATTGA